In the genome of Quercus robur chromosome 3, dhQueRobu3.1, whole genome shotgun sequence, one region contains:
- the LOC126719258 gene encoding cation/calcium exchanger 5-like — MVRVSCGVRPFLFDELEDPPKDIKTTFSIVTTKLTTNGAPDVFASVAAVRGGQYRTGFGAILSAGTFVSAFVVGFLAIYAAPFSLNPVTFAVGFYVFFVGIVFWMDFGLGEGRRKVGAEVGLVGEGEVEKGLVEQDCEIGEFSRNLEEVKLRQALRKEYSCKEFFRKVYADVLDIPNLIGWVAISKAWQLPVMFLLKLTIRQTTPSEWSRFYASANIVLCPLALLYACNSFMPFDHPTVFLLPQTHFPLWFIILFASFSLAVLHFIIEKEPPKTEQIPVLLIAFVMSVFWISTIAGELLNCLEALGSLLELPPALLGLTVLAWGNLVGDLVADVAVAKTGQPAMAMAGFFAGPMFNMLVGLGTALVIQTADVYPNAFELHFHLGIVSAFVFLLLSLMGSLLVIIWYRFWVPRFWGFCLVGLYILFMAVSLIIAKFSG; from the exons ATGGTTAGGGTCTCGTGTGGGGTTAGGCCATTTTTGTTCGACGAACTTGAGGATCCGCCAAAGG ATATCAAGACCACTTTCTCCATTGTAACTACCAAACTAACTACCAATGGTGCCCCTGATGTCTTCGCATCGGTCGCCGCGGTTCGAGGAGGCCAATACCGAACTGGGTTCGGAGCAATACTCTCTGCGGGGACCTTTGTCTCTGCTTTTGTTGTTGGTTTCCTAGCTATCTACGCCGCACCCTTTTCGTTGAACCCTGTGACTTTT GCTGTTGggttttatgtgttttttgttgGGATTGTGTTTTGGATGGATTTTGGATTGGGTGAAGGGAGGAGGAAGGTTGGGGCTGAGGTGGGTTTGGTTGGGGAAGGTGAGGTGGAGAAGGGTTTGGTTGAACAAGACTGCGAGATCGGAGAGTTTTCGAGGAATTTGGAGGAAGTGAAGCTGAG GCAGGCTCTGAGGAAAGAATACAGCTGTAAGGAGTTTTTTAGAAAGGTGTATGCTGATGTCCTAGATATACCAAACTTGATTGG GTGGGTAGCT ATCTCAAAAGCATGGCAACTTCCTGTCATGTTTCTATTAAAGCTCACTATTCGTCAAACCACACCTTCAGAATGGAGCAGGTTCTATGCATCAGCCAATATTGTTCTTTGCCCCTTAGCTCTTTTATATGCTTGCAATTCATTCATGCCATTTGATCATCCAACTGTTTTTCTCCTTCCACAAACCCATTTCCCTCTCTGGTTTATAATACTATTTGCTAGCTTCTCGCTTGCAGTGCTTCATTTCATAATAGAAAAAGAGCCCCCAAAAACTGAGCAGATACCTGTGCTGCTCATAGCGTTTGTCATGAGTGTGTTCTGGATATCCACTATTGCTGGGGAATTGCTGAACTGCCTTGAAGCACTTGGATCACTTCTTGAATTGCCACCAGCACTTCTTGGGCTCACAGTGCTTGCATGGGGAAATTTAGTGGGGGATCTAGTTGCCGATGTGGCAGTTGCCAAAACTGGTCAGCCTGCAATGGCCATGGCTGGCTTCTTTGCTGGGCCAATGTTTAACATGCTTGTTGGGCTTGGAACAGCTTTGGTGATACAAACTGCCGATGTTTATCCAAATGCTTTTGAGCTACATTTTCATTTGGGAATTGTGTCTGCATTTGTCTTCCTGTTACTGAGCTTGATGGGGTCTCTACTGGTGATTATTTGGTACAGATTCTGGGTGCCtaggttttgggggttttgTCTTGTTGGTTTGTATATTCTTTTTATGGCCGTTAGCTTAATAATTGCCAAGTTTTCTGGGTGA